A single region of the Stenotrophomonas sp. Marseille-Q4652 genome encodes:
- the ruvA gene encoding Holliday junction branch migration protein RuvA, producing MIGRLRGILAYKAPPWLMIDVNGVGYELEAPMSTFYDLPDVGREVVLFTHYAQKEDSVSLYGFLREGERRLFRDVQKVTGIGAKIALAVLSGASVDEFARLIQAGDITALTRIPGIGKKTAERMVVELRDRAADLIGTGVGGISALPADPQSEATIALQQLGYKPAEATRMARDATAPGDEAATIIRKALQSALR from the coding sequence ATGATCGGACGCCTGCGCGGCATCCTCGCCTACAAGGCTCCGCCGTGGCTGATGATCGACGTCAATGGCGTCGGTTACGAGCTGGAAGCGCCGATGAGCACCTTCTACGACCTGCCCGACGTGGGCCGCGAGGTGGTGCTGTTCACCCATTACGCGCAGAAGGAGGACAGCGTCTCGCTGTACGGCTTCCTGCGCGAGGGCGAGCGGCGGCTGTTCCGCGACGTGCAGAAGGTCACCGGCATCGGCGCGAAGATCGCACTGGCGGTGCTCTCCGGTGCCAGCGTCGACGAGTTTGCGCGGCTGATCCAGGCCGGTGACATCACCGCGCTGACCCGCATCCCCGGCATCGGCAAGAAGACCGCCGAGCGCATGGTGGTCGAGCTGCGCGACCGCGCGGCCGACCTGATCGGCACCGGCGTGGGCGGCATCAGTGCCTTGCCGGCCGATCCGCAGTCCGAGGCGACCATCGCCCTGCAGCAGCTGGGCTACAAACCGGCCGAAGCCACCCGCATGGCGCGCGACGCCACTGCGCCAGGCGACGAGGCCGCGACGATCATCCGTAAGGCGCTGCAGTCGGCGCTGCGCTGA
- a CDS encoding alpha/beta fold hydrolase, whose protein sequence is MGIASHQPASAGATISRVLLLHGIWNARVWVEPLAWRLRAHGFDVDVFGYASVFGGPDVAVPSLVQRLRQSGPVALVGHSLGGLVALEALRQAPELPVPRVVCLGSPLLGSGTARLLGERGWSVALGRSGGLLQQGLREWNGAAEVGLVAGTVPHGLGCLLGAIDHQSDGTVALAETRLPGLRDHCVVSASHSGLVLSAEAARQTAAFLRHGRFGADAPACAA, encoded by the coding sequence ATGGGCATCGCTAGCCACCAACCCGCTTCCGCCGGGGCCACCATCTCCCGCGTCCTGCTGCTGCATGGCATCTGGAATGCGCGGGTGTGGGTGGAGCCGCTGGCCTGGCGGCTGCGTGCGCATGGGTTCGACGTGGACGTCTTTGGGTACGCCAGCGTGTTTGGCGGGCCGGACGTCGCCGTGCCCAGCCTGGTCCAGCGCCTGCGCCAGTCCGGGCCGGTCGCGCTGGTCGGCCACAGCCTGGGTGGCCTGGTCGCGCTGGAGGCGCTGCGCCAGGCGCCCGAGCTGCCGGTGCCACGCGTGGTCTGCCTGGGCTCGCCGTTGCTGGGCAGCGGCACCGCACGCCTGCTTGGCGAGCGTGGCTGGTCGGTCGCGCTGGGGCGCAGCGGCGGCCTGCTGCAGCAGGGCCTGCGCGAATGGAACGGCGCGGCCGAGGTCGGCCTGGTCGCCGGCACCGTGCCGCACGGACTGGGCTGCCTGCTGGGGGCGATCGACCACCAGTCCGATGGCACCGTGGCGCTGGCCGAAACCCGGCTGCCCGGCCTGCGCGACCACTGCGTGGTCTCGGCCAGCCACAGCGGGCTGGTGCTCTCGGCCGAGGCGGCGCGGCAGACTGCCGCCTTCCTGCGCCATGGCCGCTTCGGGGCCGACGCGCCGGCCTGCGCCGCCTGA
- a CDS encoding YebC/PmpR family DNA-binding transcriptional regulator produces MGRGPSIEARKNASDAKRGKIFTKIIREIGVAARGGGGDPNNNPRLRVAMDKGLSANMSKDVIERAIKKATGELEGVEYEEVRYEGYAPGGVAVIVDCLTDNRVRTVADVRHAFSKCGGNMGTEGSVAFMFRRLGVLSYAPGADEEKITEAAIEAGADDIVVYPDDGSIDVVTAPEAFNVVKDAMAAAGLVPDHAEITFRADNDIKVEGEVALQVRKLLDMLEDLDDVQEVYSNAELGADAYA; encoded by the coding sequence ATGGGTAGAGGTCCCTCCATCGAGGCCCGCAAGAACGCGTCCGACGCGAAGCGCGGCAAGATTTTCACCAAGATCATCCGTGAGATCGGCGTCGCCGCCCGCGGCGGTGGAGGCGACCCCAACAACAACCCTCGCCTGCGCGTGGCCATGGACAAGGGTCTGTCGGCGAACATGTCCAAGGACGTGATCGAGCGCGCCATCAAGAAGGCCACCGGCGAGCTGGAAGGCGTCGAGTACGAGGAAGTGCGCTACGAGGGCTATGCCCCGGGCGGCGTGGCGGTCATCGTCGACTGCCTGACCGACAACCGCGTGCGTACCGTGGCCGACGTGCGCCACGCCTTCTCCAAGTGCGGCGGCAACATGGGCACCGAAGGCTCGGTGGCCTTCATGTTCAGGCGCCTGGGCGTGCTCAGCTATGCCCCGGGCGCGGACGAGGAAAAGATCACCGAGGCGGCGATCGAGGCCGGTGCCGACGACATCGTCGTCTACCCGGACGATGGCTCGATCGACGTGGTCACCGCGCCGGAAGCCTTCAACGTGGTCAAGGACGCGATGGCCGCTGCCGGCCTGGTCCCCGACCATGCCGAGATCACCTTCCGCGCCGACAACGACATCAAGGTCGAGGGCGAGGTCGCGCTGCAGGTCAGGAAGCTGCTGGACATGCTCGAGGACCTGGACGACGTGCAGGAGGTCTACTCCAACGCCGAACTCGGTGCGGACGCGTATGCGTAA
- the ruvC gene encoding crossover junction endodeoxyribonuclease RuvC has protein sequence MTRILGIDPGSQRTGVGIIDVDASGRTSYVYHAPLVLLGADGFAQRLKMLVVGLSALVEQYQPQEVAIEKVFMARNPDSALKLGQARGAAISAVVMRDLPVHEYAASEIKLAVVGRGGAQKEQVQHMVGLMLNLGGKLQADAADALAVAITHAHVRATANRLGVDVRQAWSRK, from the coding sequence ATGACCCGCATCCTCGGGATCGACCCGGGCTCGCAGCGCACCGGCGTCGGCATCATCGACGTCGACGCCAGTGGCCGCACCAGCTACGTCTACCACGCACCGCTGGTGCTGCTGGGTGCGGACGGTTTCGCCCAGCGCCTGAAGATGCTCGTGGTCGGCCTGTCTGCGCTGGTCGAGCAGTACCAGCCGCAGGAAGTGGCCATCGAGAAGGTGTTCATGGCCAGGAACCCGGATTCGGCACTCAAGCTCGGCCAGGCGCGCGGCGCGGCGATCAGCGCCGTGGTCATGCGCGACCTGCCGGTGCACGAGTACGCCGCCTCGGAGATCAAGCTGGCCGTGGTCGGTCGTGGCGGTGCACAGAAGGAACAGGTGCAGCACATGGTCGGGCTGATGTTGAACCTGGGCGGCAAGCTGCAGGCCGACGCCGCCGATGCACTGGCCGTGGCCATCACCCATGCGCATGTGCGCGCCACCGCCAACCGGCTGGGCGTGGACGTGCGCCAGGCCTGGAGTCGCAAATGA